The Branchiostoma floridae strain S238N-H82 chromosome 1, Bfl_VNyyK, whole genome shotgun sequence sequence tcattaGATGTACTTGGCATTAGAAGTGTAGTTTAACAAGAAAACATTATTTGAATTGAAATTGACAaattttggccaaaaaatgcccatcagaattccgttgccatggcaacataggAATCAACATACATTTATTGACTTTTTGGTAACaacattttgtgataaattaccaggTTTGGTAGCTTTGGAGATAGACATTAATAAGTTATATAAGTTAAACGTCCAGCAAGGCGACAAAATTCCCCTCCCTGGTCAGAATAGGGTTAGTGCAGAACATGGttcttctgatattttttttgtaaattatgataatgagctggactaagcaacaccttaacatgtcaacatattcctcttacattgacgaaacAAAAGATGTACAATGATCACGGATAAGACTTGAAAATTGGATTTTATTGAACAACCGTTTTCGTGTGTCATTAATATTCACCAAATAAGAAATCATGTGATTATCACTTCTTGGTAGACGTCCCTTTAAAAATCAGTAGCTATAAAGTGCTGATAAATACAAGGGTGAAGTTTGATCGAAGCTATATGAATAATGTACCCCTGCCATTGAAAGCAACGAcaacattgtcaaaatatttcatgacgATTCCATTTTAACTCTATTTAGGTGTAATATATTAACAACGTCAAGTGCCTTGAAATCTCTTTCAGGAAAGAAATTCTGGATTTCTGAAACATGTACGTGTAATGTAATTCAATTATGGCTTACATCTTTTGCTATGGCCTAACAGTTTGATATCAGAACGTCAGTCCCTGACACTAATAACACATTTGTAGGTTGCatcactttttttttagtatcagcatttcttctgccatgcacaCCCACATCATGATGGCGTCTTCGAAAAAGGCTGCCTGTATCTgcagatcgcgtgctgttccctactGCTTACTcatctatttgttccatttctacgatttttccagcgatctggagtctggtagagactagcctgTACAGTTTGCATCTCCAGCTGCATCTCTCATTTGCAAGGACCTCCAGGTGCTCTGAATCAATATCAAGGTTGTTCATGTTTCTCTCCTTGAAACTCAGCTGTGGTAAACCAAGAGTGTCTCTGAAATCAGTTCTCGGTAGAGAAGGTCTTTCGGGACTCGACCATCCTGGCCTAATCAGCGTAGTCTGCGTTGTTTGAACAGGGTGAACATAATTGAGAGGCCGGCACCTGACAGCAACTCAGCATGGTCACTTTGTATCCCATAATATGCAACGGGTGCAGCGGATACACCTTATGTGGAAGTGgtacaaaacataatacagaCTATTCAATGGGAACTGAAACAATTCATGTTCAacatgtttttgacaaaaataacgAAACCTATGTTAAGGCGTTTTGTAGTTGCATTTGCCTTGCCTGATTtggtttaaccctatccagaccgggctttttgggaTACCtaggacggggggggggggctcttttgaccccccccttcgtaatttcaaaacggcttgggttacgatcaccaaatttggaaaGCATGGTGTACTAgtaaatttttatattttctgtaagtttggtatcgttatgacgtaatatgacgtaattaggacgtcataatgtcatattttttgcggtgtgtatatatgtatagcttcattaatctatgtgggacagtttgacatgataaGGTGAGAATTAttttagctcattatcataatttatgcaaaggatcatgaggaccacattttgtgCTAATGGTATTCAGATCAGGTAAGGTTTTATTTATGCccgcaccaacttcaaagtcgcatagcccctgaatagcttatgctagggtcaacaaacttggtcccttttgagaaaatgttgatagcaagcaaTTTAGGTGAATAGAAAAAGTCCATaattttttcatgttgccatggcaacggaattctgacaggcatatttattacgcaattttcaaattttggcttaaacattcaagttttaaggttttcttggcaaaccacacttgttcatgacatcttataaaaaaaaatataaatttcatgattcaatattcattatttatgctaatttgatgacgccatcagtcaaaatccaagatggcggccaatttaagatagtgtcgtcatataacacgataatgacacaaaagttgttatcataattttgttgcacatgtacatcattctctgaaaatttggtgatcaTACATTAGGTAGTTTAAGCgtgggtctcaaaagtttgtttaaaaaaatgctggggtcagttttgaccccactggaccatacatgaACTTTCTATGATAACTTCAACAATAAGCCAACCTCgataaaaacgtatgagaagttaaaagacatatatacaaacaaactcaaggaaggaaatttgctttcagccagaaatgtcataatggcacataaTAATATaagtctggggtcagttttgaccccatacggtggtttgagggttaaagaaaacgatgactataaaggttatcgtattggtttctaagtctgccaagtcttttgttgccaatgacgacgacactgacgccaatatgacgtcagaaaataaCGTCagttgtccgccatcttggatcgacaagattgaattttctaaaatactattttttccacatataaccccaaaatccAATGGAAATGGACTAAAAAGGTATAAATGactgtgttttgtaagaaaatagaaGATTTTGACGGGATTTAAGTataaataacatgtatttatcgttgaaaagggcattgtccgccatcttggtttttgacccatgacgtcatcaaatgtgaataaattatgaataattaattagaaatgtaacttgaaATTACAAAGgatcttaaagtttgtttagcaataaaactatgaaatcccattattcaaactgaaattagtaaatttggtaaaatatgcctgtcagaaacccgttgccatggcaacacgagaaatgaaaaagtaattttttttttccaaaaattgttgctaacaatattttaagaaaagtgaCCAAGTTCCGtcgtcctagcacacgtcgtttggcagttatacgacgtcaaagttggcgcaggcactttgcgccccccccccctctggatagggttaagactGCAGATTGATGGCACTTATTTAGATTGATGGCTCTATAAGTGCATCTATTTTACATGAATCATTTTTTTATAGAAAGGAATGGAATAATGACAATGCTTGTTATTCCTCTGGCTGAAACACCGTCACACACTGTGATATTGATCCGATTCGTCATCTACGGGCTTTGATTCTTCCATTTTACAGCCCAAAACAATTGATTGAATTATTGACGCCCGCGCCCATACTAACAGAATAATGCCATGTGGAACACAGACAGGGGATTTTTCGCTTATGTTAAGTACGACTTATTTATTAAAGAGGGTCTTATTCTCGTGATATGAgtaaataataatgataagtATGATATCATAGAAAATGTTATCAAACACGCTTCTAattgatatatgatacatttgAAGTGATTATATACAAATTCTTTAGAAATATGTTGTAACAAATTTTATAGTCATATAGATTACAAATAGACGTATACATTGATAGGTAGATTgctagatatagatagataacaGACTTGTAATAGCTTTCAAGCGAATACATTTTCAGGGTCTTCCTTATAAAATACATTTAAATGCCATTAGAATATTAGGTGCGCTTGATTCAGAGTGCGGCCATTGCGTACATGAACCTGCAGTTCCCATCCTCAAAACCAATAAACCATAATAACCATTATCATGCATTATCTGTAATTTGCCTGGAGCCGTCGCCAGCAGTTGTCCTGTAAAGGCATGattataaacatttttttctgtgtagaGGGTAAAAACCATACATTTATTAGAAGCATTTTTTTGGAAGTAGCCTACCAACGATTACGTAGTTCAAGTGAAGTCTCACACGTTCCACCTTACCAACCAGTCAGACATCCCACCTTACCAACTAGTCTTTGGATTTGAGTTGCAACCTCCAAGAGAATGttataaagaagaagagacCAATTGACAGCACATATTGTCCCCATTGTGACAAAACTGGACATCAACTCCTAAGTCTCTTCGGAATACAGCCTAGTTATTACTAACAATCCCTTATCAaattcaatttctactattttcccgCGACCTTGAGAGACTGATAGAGGCTAGGAATCTCCAGACATGTTAGATGAGAGTGTCTTGGTAGAAACAGGCCAGATAGAAATAAGTACGGGATTTTCAGAAAATATTGAATCTCATTGCAAACTTTAGATTATTGTTAGATCACATATGCCCTTGTGGCTACAATACGAATacctttatttgttttcttttttcttgtcaAGCCTCTGCAGCTGGCTCTCAACTTGTAACTACAGTTCTGTAAAAGATATTCAAATAACCGTATCATATTGTTACTGACAGACCCCACGGAAATTAATAACACATCATATTTGGTTAAATAAAGCAGGATGTGATCTATTTGTGACATCCAAAAGACAGTTATTGTAAAAGATTATAATACCAATGTCAGTTAGATAATATCTAATCAGAACTAACTTTGTTGATGACTCCTCATTTCCCGAATCCACCTATCCATGAACCATGTCTGCACGAGAGCTGGGGTCATGGGCTGGCCATCAACAAAGTCTTCACCTGTACAGACAAAATATATCTGGCCTTACTTTCCAGGTTGCGTTGAAGCCAAATCTTAACCGTTTTACATCGCTGCGAAATCCCTCATTTCCTATCCGGTATATCTCTCTACAATTctttacaaaagttttaaatatAGACATAAATATAGACATTCCTTTGTCGCTGGCGCCTATAACGTCATATTTGACGTCTTTGCGTCGGCTTTTACCGAAAGAAGTCTTATAACAGTTACTTATTGATAACCTttattgttaactttttgtgtgaaatttaATTAATTTAGGTATTAAGAGAGGTCCCCGTTTTAGccggaaaaaaatcaatgaatgacgtaataatgacgtcatattacgtcataatgatatgaaaagtTTAGGAAATATAAAACTTGACGAGCATATCACCTAAAAATTTGATGTctgtacagtaagccgttttgaaattacgaagatGGGCAGAATGAGCCCCCCGGCCAGgaagtctggatagggttacaTATACCAGATGAGATGTGCCATCTTGAGCCCGGAACCCCGACTTTTCCaagaaaatttttcaaaatgaaatcagGCAGTTATATAAACAGGGGATAATATGATAGTTGTCCTTAATCTGGTAACATGGTCTGCCATCTTTGAATTCGGCGATGACAACATCAAATAAGCATCATTTATGCATAtctaattatgaaatatatgtagtagtagtaatggTTAATTCTCCCTCATACAATTTAACAGCTATGTTGAACGGGAGACGTAAGCATTGAATTGAAATGGGAACACAATTTCAAATTGATCCATCTCAATTACACCATTTAATTTCTAACGCTACTTACAGTAAAacttatactacatgtattcccAAATTAATTCAAACTTTATTTAATCAACTTTGCAGTCTTATGCTGGGTTGTGTTGATTTATCAATACCATTCTGACAACTAGTAATACTACATTACATTGCTGTTAACCAGGAGTTAGCGTCTTATTGACAAACATTATAACATGGCCATAACAGAACAACACTATATATGCGTATATTCAAATTAGCAAAGTGAGTCTTCAATTGCCCCCGCCACACTAATTGGGATTTTTTTCTACGTCCAGCATCTTAGTAACTATCGTAACACGGGATGTTGTGATACATCCGTCCAGAAGCTACCACAAGAGTTACAACGTAAACAGAGTTTGTATAAGTTTGTTCATAGTGGCCTAGCGATAATCGGGCGAACCTCCGACGGAGGCCGCCCGTCCGAGTTTCAGCATTTCAAAATTGAAGCATATATAATTTCGCACATCAAACCTAATGGCAAAATATAAATTTAAGTTACTGTATCAGTGTCCAATTGCCTTTCACCTTTAGACAGCATTCTAAGAGAATTTCATACCGTAGTCTACATAGTCTTATAATATTGACCCAACCGTCTAATAAACATGAAAGCCAAAATCATCTCCTTTTCATCTCCCACCCATAGAAGTACGACTCACGCTCGAAGCAAGCCCAACTTGTTAAAAGTCTGACGGAATGTCGTTCGGTTATTGTAGTAAGCCTGAGCGAGTCTGGAGCGAGGGCGAAAGGTTCGGACAAACTCcgctcaaaaaaaaaaaaattaatggaaCCGTCAGATTGCCGCCCTAGTATTGCCCAGAGCATGTCTTGGCCATTGCACGGACACCCCGTTTGAATAGGTTATTCAAAGGTAAAGTTTTAGTTTTCAAAGTTGAATTCCCCTGTGTCttgattatcattatcatcattattattgtactaagttatcttgagttgttaatattgtaaatagttgacgACTTGTGGACGAACGTTAAGGTgtttgagttgaaatttgatttaattttgtaatgttgtgttattttatgttgagATCTCACCGGGTCTTACCACCAGAAGGCATtaaaaacgccagtaggcgatgtGCACTTTCTGGTTAAATAATtaaggaaatgaaagaaacttttcgCTTAAGACCCGCTGTTCAATTTCATCCTTGACATACCACCTAAAATACACCCAACTGTATACACTAACGTAGTCCAAGTTGGGAAAATCCAGTGCCccaaacatgaaacaaaaaccATACCTGACTTCTTCAACTCGTCATTACAGACACGTGTAAGCTCTTCTCTCTGGTCCTCAGTGGGGTTGGCGTCCGTCAGGAAGTACGTCTCCAGTATCAGAGTCACCGCTGAGGGCCATTTCACCCTGACCCTGCTCTGCTTGCGGTCTCCACTGTTGTTGACAGGCTTATCCATTGTCAAGTCCAGTGGCCTTTTTAGGTTCCGTCGATAGGGATTATTGCCTAAAGGATTTGAGTCATTCAGATCTCAGAAGGATATTAACCGATAGTTATTCAGGCCAGTAGGGAGGGGGTGGTGTATGAGGCCCTGCTCTTTCATGTGGCATAATGCCTCAACGGCTTCCGCTAATGCCACTTGCTTTGTGACTTGCGATCTTTGTCGGCAAAGATTTCGGTCAAGGACGTCATTTAGTTAGCATGATTTCGTTAATATTTTATattgaaatataaaataaaTCATATAAGATCTTTTCAATGTCATTAAATAGCTGTAATAGAGGCAGTAGACATTGTTTAGAATCGAAATCAGCAATTTTGTATTCAAAAATGCCTCAACAAcactaaaaaaaactttgtaaaattgatCCCTCTGAATATAGTGTGTATAATGTGTATATTTGTAAGACTTAACTAAACAAAACCGAGCCTTATAGCGTCATGACAGTAATTTTCCGGCAATAATATTATCATGCAATAAACACAAAATTTGCATGAATCATACACCTTTTTTGATATTATTAAATATAAAAACTTATAAAATCTGAATTAAAGGCTGTTTATAACttcgatgacgtcacagttgGCACGGCAGTCGGTTTAGAGGCTCGATTAATGATAATTCAATGCAAGCAATAATAATTCATCGTGAGAATGCAAAATTTGAAGCTATtgggataattttttttttgcgtcCCAAAAGTTAATTTTTTCACAAGCTGTGGTGCATGTTCCGTTTCTGCTGCAATGATCAATATGATGTCATTGAAGTAATAATTAATGTTAAATTCAATTACATGGAAGATATAGAAGAACAATCTCAGGGAGTTGAATAATATAAGAAGGGTTTATGCTACAGCAAATGCCAATGATCTGTGAGCATATAAATCGTTGTTAAATATAATAAGACATATGGGTCACACATTTGTGTGACAGTTAAAGTCTAGTTTTGAATATGATGCTCTGTCCTTTTTCACTTATACTTGTAAAAAGTTGGGAAAGATACTCCTACTTAAATAAAAATCAATTAATACCTGGCATCTCTGATTCAGTATGCTTCTGGCGAAGGTACCAAGTATAAAGAGCTGTTCGCTTGCCAGTGTTCAGACCCCAGCCATGTTTGAGAAACACTGACACGGAGCTAATGCTGACGCCGATTTCTGTCGCCACGGCTTCTTGACCAATGTCATGGTTAAGGAGAAATGTCTTGATCTCCGCATTTAACTCCATCGTATCTTTCCTTAAAATAGAACATAAGTAGCATGGAATGAATGGAAAATAATAAAATTATGgtaataaaaacaatatcaatggTTCTTGCTCATCATCTTGCTATACCTGCACAAATACCCTAAACCCAGATCTCTCGGTTGGCCATACGTTCACACGAGGTATTCAGAGTATGAAAACActaaacacccccccccctccgcaTACAAGAACAATTTACACATACTACACACAATTTATGGAATAGGCCCAACCTTCAAAAACAGTTTTGATATTGGGTatgctaaaaatgtgacaaagtcCTGTTGGCATAGGTCTATGGGATCCCTATAAAGAGTTCTAGATCGATGTATTAATTAAGGTAGCTCATTTGGTAGTCCTCCAGTGAATCATGTTGAAATGGTTTGTGCGTGGTGATACTATACATGGATCCATTTAATAAATGTCTTATGCACCGATATTCCAAATTTCACGTCATTGCTGTAACACCAAGAGACAACAGTGGGGCAAATATACATGTTTGGGTCTAAAATTAGCTTACAACCCGCATTGAAACTCATGTTAAAGCCCCCTACCAAGCCAATATAAAGCACCTGATAAATTCGGATATTGTAAACTACCTGCTTTCAGTCACTCTGACTTTGAgatattaaccctatccagactgggctttttgggccttccctggccggggggggggggtagattTCTCGCGAGttgatttctagcgaggacacgatcccttcacatgcaaagtacccaattaccacgtactggtctagtggcacgcgagggacagggatgaatagTTCACACCAATTGTTGATTAACGATTTTTCGTCGCCCTTTTCTTTCAatagtttgctagttatttGGAGTCGAACGTTATAACACGTGTTTTagtgtacacggggggggggctcattcgaacccccttcgtattttcaaaacggcttactgtacgatcaccaaatttgcagggggggtTTGTTCAGCGAGATTTATAATTCctaaaattttcatatcattatgacgcTATATGACGTcactatgacgtcattaattgatatttttggctaaaacggtgaatttccataatacctaaatatctcactcaaaaagttaccaataaaggtttcttattaatattttagagttataagacttctgttgtcaaaagccgacgcaacgacgtcaaaatgacgtcatagaatgacgtcatctgtagtttagcaatccgccatcttggattatcaaccttaaattgttcaagatacatttttcaacatataacgctaaaaccccatggaaatTAATTAAGAAAATAtcacgtagtgatgaaatctgagtgaataTAAGCTTGTTATACCTTAAATTAttatattgtcggccatcttggattttgaccaattacgtcatctcattagcataatttatgagtatttaattataaatgtttaacttagAGGGGTTAGATatcaaacatacatgaaaagaagcttagtttagcaagaaaatctttaaatcccattgtttaaaccaaaaatagtgatttttgtaaaatttgcctttcacaaaaccgttgccatggcaacgcgaaaaaacataaacttactcaattttattttaaattgttgccaacaaaatttagggaaaactcaccaagtttggttgttctagcacaagccgcttgggagctataggaggtcaaagtgcccggaggtcaaagttggcgcgggcacttttaccTCCCCCCCcgcagtctggatagggttaagatttaatatgatgtataattttCCTAACAAAACGTAGTTTAGAGAACCATTCCCAAAGTgagaattacagtattttttttagtaCATACTGACATACACCCATTCAGAAACTAGTGAGATTTATTTAGAAACATGTTCCTGCTTTGAATAAAGAGaccctttttacacaaccactgttTTATTTAaacagacgtttcggtgaccgtctgtcaccttcttcagggcaattctgactggttcacattttactgcaggacaggtttcgctgctcacagttcagatgcggtcacaaggcgtaaagtatatatatatgtacagacAGATGCGGCATATATGTACAGACAGATGCCGCATCTAAATATAAACACAATCGTAATATATAATCATATCGTAATATAAACACAACCCGGCCTTTTCTACGGATGTCTAATATTCCCTCTCACTCCTcacgcacacatacagacacacatatacacacacacacacacacacacacacacgcacaattCAACGACAGAACACCAGTTTAGGTTTTTTTGGTGAAGtgacatgtttatattttgAACATTCCCACGGAAGCTTACTGCCCACGGAGATCGTATAACATTTCGGTATAAAGTAACGCAGACCTCTCGACAAAGTGCGTCTTTAAATCAGGATTCACGAACCGGCGTTTCAGTCCCGTCCGacaaaataactaaaaaaactatGAAAAAGAACTTCGTTCTCCGCTATTTTAGAAACAACTTCATATCCCCGTCAATTTTGTATCGAAATCTGCAGCTTAGTAACATTACACACCCAAGCGTTTGATGTGCCAAAGGTATAG is a genomic window containing:
- the LOC118430682 gene encoding homeobox-containing protein 1-like — its product is MAGIEIDDMEQRFTIEQFNLLTRLMKIGEKIQQTGLPEDNILQTLYDMQQSYRLGKKLPALGTGPEPTVTHEQLILLTRQLSIHQSLQQTGLSECSIFHIICTMQQTQTWNIDIDELQKVQEVEEDFKTEKLDDGVIPNLGTSAGPIAGEEFEGEVERLMRKDTMELNAEIKTFLLNHDIGQEAVATEIGVSISSVSVFLKHGWGLNTGKRTALYTWYLRQKHTESEMPGNNPYRRNLKRPLDLTMDKPVNNSGDRKQSRVRVKWPSAVTLILETYFLTDANPTEDQREELTRVCNDELKKSGEDFVDGQPMTPALVQTWFMDRWIREMRSHQQKL